Within Desulfobacter sp., the genomic segment CTTAAGCCGGCCTCTCTTGCCAGGCCTGATGCCGGGCCTGATGCCGGGCCTGATGCCAGGCCTGATGCCGGGCCCGTGAACTTTGGATTTGAAACCGGTACCCTTGAAGGGTGGAACAAAACCGGTACGGCCTTTGATCATCAGCCCACCTTCGGGGACAATCCCACAGCCCGCCACCGGGGCCAGCCCTCAAAGCACAGGGGGAATTTCTGGATCGGAGGATTTGAAAATAGGCCCACCCCCGCCTCACCTGCCGGCAGCGTCCAGGGGGACGGCCCCCAGGGCACCCTGGTCTCCCAGCCCTTTGTCATCTCCGACACGAGTTTGGAATTCCTCATCGGCGGGGGGTGTGATATGGGCAAAGTCCGGGTTGAGTTGCTGGTTGACGGCAAGGCAGTTAAAAAGGCAACGGGCAAATGCAGGGAAACCCTATCCCCTGTTAAATGGGATGTATCCGCCTTCCAGGGAAGGTCCGCCCAGGTCAGAATTGTGGACCAGTCCAGCGGTGGCTGGGGCCACATCAATTTTGATGGGCTTTGATCCAGCAGGATATAGAAACCACAGGAAAATGAACAAAAAACCAAAGGAAAGGAAGTCCAATGGGAGAAATTATCGGCGGCGCCATTTTCATGGCCCTGTTCATTGCCTTTGCCGTATGGAAGGGGGGCAAAAAAGGGAAAATTACAGATGCGGAACGCAGGCTGAGGGACGATGAATACTGGGCGGATGAGGAAAAAGAGGGCTCTGGCGGCCTGTTCTCTTTCAGCATGGGAAGCTCAGACGGCGATTCCGACGATGACGGAGATGGCGGCGGAGATGATTAAACCCTAAAACCGGGGCGTTAATCTGACCGGCGGTGCCAGAACTAGAGTGCCCAGGTCCTTTCAACAGTCAAGGGCCGGACGGGCATAATTTTTTCGTTTTAAGAGCAAGGGCGGCCCATGAGCAACCGGTTTTTCGGGGTGACCTCGGAGGGGATGGTTGCGGTCCGGATCTCATAGCCGGCAGCGGCCAGCTTCACCGCCCGCACTGCATCCACGGCCAGATCCCCTGCCATCCAAGGGGAGAGTCCGCCGTCGTCGCAGGTAGTCAAATCATGACAGCAGGGCAGCACCGCCACCCTGGCCCGGGCGGCCACGGCTTTTTCAATGACCGCATCGGTCAGGCTGCCGCAGGCATGGGCCGACACCACCAGATCATCCGGCAGCAGCGCCACATCGGCCAAATCGGCACACCGGTATTCCACCCGCTCCGCCAGCCGGGGCCACTGGTCCGCCAGCACCCGGGAGAGCCGGAGTGCACTGTCGGGAATGCCGGTGTCCACGGCCAGCGCTCCCGGGGAGGTATTGTCCAGAAGGATCATGATATGTGCCAACAGGCCGTGGCCGCAGGCCAGGTCCACCACCCTGCCCCCCCTGAATCTCCGGCGGATCCGCTTGGCCGTTTCCCAGGCCTCGTACAATTCCTTTCGGGGCAGTACCCCGGCCATGCACACCGTTCTGGCTATTTTGTCGAAAAGGGTATTGCCCGGAAACCGATCCCTGTGCAGGGGCATTAATCTGTTTTTGCTTGATTTCTTCATATCCGGCATACTAATACAACTAAACGATGAATACCTACACAAAAATACTTTTTACCACCCTTCCCCTGGTATTTTTCTTTTTAATCGCCACCGCCGGCACCACCTATTATTTTTCAAGGTCCGCCCTGCTGGACCTCGGCGAAACATGGCTGGACACCCGGCTGGCCATGGCCCTTGACATGGTGGAGACCCAGGAAACCATCCTTCACGAATACGGCCTTGAAACCATTACCGCCAGCATTGCCAAAGCCAAGCTGGATGCCATATCCCAGATCAGGGACATCCGGGTCGGGCGCCAGGGGTATATTTTTGCTGTCAACCACTCCGGCACGATTGTCTTTCATCCCAACAAATACCTGACAGATACAGATATGAGCCAGGAGCCCTGGTTCGCCAAAATGACCAGTGAAGGGGGGCGCCTGTTCATCACCCTCGAAGGAAGGCACAGCCTGGCAAGATTCGAATTTTT encodes:
- a CDS encoding methyltransferase domain-containing protein, with translation MKKSSKNRLMPLHRDRFPGNTLFDKIARTVCMAGVLPRKELYEAWETAKRIRRRFRGGRVVDLACGHGLLAHIMILLDNTSPGALAVDTGIPDSALRLSRVLADQWPRLAERVEYRCADLADVALLPDDLVVSAHACGSLTDAVIEKAVAARARVAVLPCCHDLTTCDDGGLSPWMAGDLAVDAVRAVKLAAAGYEIRTATIPSEVTPKNRLLMGRPCS